One Thalassotalea sediminis DNA segment encodes these proteins:
- a CDS encoding PKD domain-containing protein → MLKHLSNLKKSNSPKLLLTIVAFLFTTGCGGGSSETTMPTKVNSAPIAQIKDVVVVNDLTISTLDGSLSSDSDGEITKFSWKQVDNEAPEAKITSPTSSITEIELPDVKSKTIFEFQLEVIDNSGAKSTDSTTLEVKDVNCLDYSENIPASGIFSTDFSAEMVPGCNGDIYIANKELMQIDWVNVVSGETIETFQLISSPKQLEFDHLQEKLYVTFYNINQPENYYAVIDRNEMTVEYVTLDFPITMLTLNKNGGVFISSRNQYFLNYDVYKIEGDEVVGGPWSIDVPAIRYNHTNNQIIAADYGVSPASLYRYGFDENGNISMLEHLRTDGANGNDLEISNDGSIVVLAAGGGNGHGYDILNFDSTDLSNVRGKWDVGAYPNSVSFSYDDSMLATTNYTSLVVYNTSTYQEILKKEILPCPYNDLFHAEFSRNGKMVFVKQDCLIEVNGQNDRVNYIHYFKIPENT, encoded by the coding sequence ATGTTAAAACACCTTTCGAATTTAAAAAAGTCTAACTCACCTAAGCTCTTATTAACTATAGTTGCATTCCTATTCACGACGGGATGTGGCGGAGGAAGTAGTGAAACCACTATGCCGACCAAAGTAAACAGCGCTCCTATAGCACAAATAAAAGATGTAGTTGTTGTAAATGATTTAACTATATCCACACTAGATGGTTCTTTGAGTTCAGATAGTGATGGTGAAATTACTAAATTCTCATGGAAACAAGTAGATAATGAAGCTCCTGAAGCGAAAATTACATCTCCTACAAGTTCAATTACAGAAATAGAGCTTCCCGATGTTAAATCAAAGACCATATTTGAATTTCAATTAGAAGTTATTGATAATTCTGGTGCAAAAAGTACTGACTCAACAACATTAGAGGTTAAGGATGTCAACTGTTTAGATTATTCAGAAAATATCCCAGCATCCGGCATTTTTTCTACGGATTTCTCTGCAGAAATGGTTCCTGGCTGTAATGGTGATATATATATTGCTAATAAAGAGCTAATGCAAATTGACTGGGTAAATGTAGTTTCAGGGGAAACTATTGAAACTTTCCAATTAATAAGTTCTCCTAAACAACTGGAGTTCGATCATCTCCAAGAAAAGCTCTATGTTACTTTTTATAACATTAATCAGCCAGAAAACTATTATGCTGTAATTGATAGAAATGAAATGACAGTTGAATATGTAACTCTAGATTTTCCTATAACGATGTTAACATTGAACAAAAACGGAGGTGTATTCATTAGTAGTAGGAATCAATATTTTTTGAATTATGATGTTTACAAAATTGAAGGAGATGAGGTGGTTGGCGGGCCATGGTCAATTGATGTTCCTGCTATTAGATACAATCATACAAATAATCAAATAATAGCTGCTGATTACGGAGTGTCACCTGCGAGCCTTTATCGATATGGTTTTGATGAGAATGGTAATATCTCAATGCTTGAACATCTGAGAACTGACGGTGCAAATGGTAATGATCTTGAAATTTCTAACGATGGTTCAATTGTAGTTTTAGCTGCGGGCGGTGGGAATGGTCATGGATATGATATCTTAAATTTTGACTCTACAGATCTATCTAATGTTCGTGGCAAATGGGATGTTGGTGCATATCCGAATAGTGTTTCTTTTTCTTATGATGATAGTATGCTTGCAACAACTAATTACACCAGTTTAGTTGTTTATAATACTTCAACCTACCAAGAAATTTTAAAAAAAGAAATACTACCTTGCCCATACAATGATTTGTTTCATGCTGAATTTTCTAGAAATGGTAAAATGGTATTTGTTAAACAGGATTGCTTAATAGAAGTGAATGGGCAAAATGATAGAGTAAACTATATCCATTACTTTAAAATCCCTGAGAACACATAA
- a CDS encoding IS110 family transposase, with translation MNNIKTLGIDLAKNTFSLVGMNEFGKIVLRKTLSRKKPLPFIAQLNPCLIAMEACSGAHYWARQCKSLGHQVAIIAAKFIEPFRTGGKNDNNDAEAICEAAMRPNIWHVPVKTADQQAVMTLHRVRQGLVKERTTMINRLRGLLAEFGIVMPKGRYPAQHAITSILEDAENGLPMLARELLHDLWQEIKGLNEQILKHDRKLYQLAHQMHAAKRLMSIPGVGEVTATAVVATVCDAKDFDTSRAFSAWIGLVPKQYTTGGQVKLGRISKRGEKHIRTSLIHGARAVIANCRHKTDRTSLWIKDLIERRGFKRATVALAAKNARLIWALLHSEKEYQIDYVK, from the coding sequence ATGAATAACATTAAAACACTTGGTATCGATTTAGCAAAAAATACGTTTAGCCTGGTTGGCATGAATGAGTTTGGAAAAATTGTGCTAAGGAAAACGTTATCACGTAAAAAACCACTTCCCTTTATTGCTCAACTCAATCCTTGTCTCATTGCCATGGAGGCATGTAGTGGCGCGCATTATTGGGCGCGTCAGTGTAAATCTCTCGGACACCAAGTCGCGATTATTGCCGCCAAGTTCATCGAACCTTTTCGCACTGGCGGTAAAAACGATAATAACGATGCCGAAGCGATTTGTGAAGCAGCAATGCGACCTAATATTTGGCATGTGCCAGTGAAAACAGCTGACCAACAAGCCGTCATGACGTTACATCGTGTACGCCAAGGGTTAGTGAAAGAGCGCACCACCATGATTAATCGCCTTAGAGGCTTACTCGCTGAGTTCGGTATTGTTATGCCTAAAGGTAGATACCCAGCACAACATGCTATCACCAGTATTTTAGAAGATGCAGAGAACGGCTTACCTATGCTCGCCAGAGAGCTATTGCATGATTTATGGCAAGAGATAAAAGGGTTAAACGAACAAATCCTTAAACATGACAGAAAACTGTATCAATTAGCCCATCAAATGCATGCCGCTAAACGCTTAATGAGTATTCCTGGTGTCGGCGAAGTGACCGCAACCGCGGTAGTTGCTACTGTCTGTGATGCCAAAGACTTCGACACCTCTCGTGCCTTTAGTGCATGGATTGGTTTAGTACCAAAGCAATACACTACAGGTGGACAGGTAAAGTTAGGAAGAATATCCAAACGTGGCGAAAAACATATTCGCACCTCACTCATTCATGGCGCGCGAGCCGTGATTGCTAACTGCAGGCACAAAACTGACAGAACCAGTTTATGGATAAAAGACCTTATCGAGCGACGAGGGTTTAAGCGTGCCACCGTGGCATTAGCGGCAAAAAATGCCCGATTAATTTGGGCATTATTACACTCAGAAAAAGAATATCAGATTGATTATGTAAAATAG
- a CDS encoding cupin domain-containing protein, which translates to MEIIRSKEFKSERAWGAKDIANMNGITTRLHWTDQPYKWHVNDGEEVFVVLDGVVEMLFKDNGIEQSSVLRAGDIFYASTGTEHVAHPRGEARILVVESEGSV; encoded by the coding sequence GTGGAAATAATTAGAAGTAAAGAATTCAAATCTGAACGCGCCTGGGGTGCAAAAGACATCGCAAATATGAACGGTATTACGACGCGCTTGCATTGGACTGATCAGCCTTATAAGTGGCATGTAAATGACGGCGAAGAAGTGTTTGTTGTTTTAGATGGCGTTGTTGAAATGTTGTTTAAAGATAATGGAATTGAGCAATCATCGGTTTTAAGAGCAGGTGATATATTTTATGCATCAACTGGGACTGAGCATGTTGCGCATCCGCGTGGTGAAGCTCGAATACTAGTCGTAGAATCGGAAGGAAGCGTATAA